A genomic window from Thermodesulfovibrionales bacterium includes:
- a CDS encoding mannosyltransferase family protein, whose translation MKKTLRDIFFVLTVFVASRLFVAFGIFLGRKFFFFAPAFRDKFLESAWWESLARWDAEFFIDIVVNGYHYLPDGNKHNIDFFPVYPFLIKIIGYIWNASPVIIGIALSNAFFLMALFLLHRYSKKYHHDSDPDLATVLMAFFPFGVFFSSIYNESLFLFLCLSSFYLFREGKMTAAVCALFLTGLTRLAGLFVVAAMGLSYFSSGFLRFHKDASGTRGQEVLKPIFWVLFSASGFLLFLAYQQLSFGHWDAFIRGQEAFHRHPIGSFSALLSEMNLDPFNIMNIIPTGAVLGTSIIFLFSKEYRLYSLWGLLVVLVPLSTGTFISMTRFSMVYFPLVIYGSSLLKKMPLLRDITTMTWASTLIVFTALFVRVYFLG comes from the coding sequence GTGAAAAAGACCCTCCGAGATATCTTCTTCGTACTGACGGTTTTTGTCGCGTCACGGTTATTTGTTGCCTTTGGCATCTTCCTCGGGAGAAAATTCTTCTTTTTTGCTCCCGCTTTCCGCGACAAGTTTCTCGAAAGCGCCTGGTGGGAATCACTGGCGAGATGGGATGCAGAATTCTTCATCGATATTGTTGTGAACGGTTACCACTATCTTCCTGACGGTAATAAGCACAACATCGACTTTTTCCCGGTTTACCCTTTCCTCATCAAAATCATCGGTTATATTTGGAATGCCTCTCCCGTCATCATAGGAATAGCTCTTTCGAACGCCTTCTTTCTCATGGCCCTTTTTCTCCTCCATCGGTACAGCAAGAAATACCACCACGATTCGGATCCTGACCTGGCCACCGTTCTCATGGCCTTCTTTCCCTTCGGTGTCTTCTTCTCCTCGATTTACAATGAATCATTGTTCCTGTTCCTCTGCCTATCATCCTTCTACCTATTCCGGGAAGGGAAGATGACCGCCGCGGTATGCGCGCTCTTCCTTACCGGACTCACGAGACTAGCCGGACTGTTTGTGGTGGCAGCAATGGGCTTATCATATTTCTCTTCCGGATTCCTTCGGTTTCACAAGGATGCATCGGGGACAAGGGGGCAGGAAGTTCTCAAGCCGATATTTTGGGTTCTGTTTTCTGCCTCGGGATTTCTCCTTTTTCTGGCTTATCAGCAACTCTCGTTCGGACATTGGGATGCCTTCATCAGGGGACAAGAGGCATTCCACAGACACCCCATCGGCAGTTTCTCCGCATTACTCTCCGAAATGAATCTTGATCCTTTTAATATCATGAATATCATACCGACGGGTGCGGTTCTCGGGACGAGCATTATCTTTCTCTTCTCGAAAGAGTATCGGCTTTACTCGCTGTGGGGGCTCCTCGTTGTTCTTGTCCCTCTTTCGACCGGCACGTTTATCAGCATGACGAGGTTTTCGATGGTCTATTTCCCTCTCGTAATCTACGGAAGTTCTCTGCTGAAAAAGATGCCGCTCTTGAGAGATATCACGACAATGACGTGGGCCTCAACCCTCATCGTCTTTACCGCCTTGTTCGTCAGGGTCTATTTTCTCGGATGA